GATGAACGACGGGTCCTTGGCCAGATCCGGATTCAGCAGCTTCACCGCGACCGTGCGGCCGAGCGACAGCTGGGTGGCCTTGTGGACCTCTCCCATGCCGCCAGCGCCGACGAGCTTCTCCAGGCGGTAGCCGCTGACGAGATCAGGAGGCCGGGAACGACTGATGGCGGTGGGCTCGAACGAGGACATGGGCGGGGAACAGGGCGGCGAGGGTAGCAGAAACGGGGCGCCGCGTTACCGCTCCCCAGCTGCCCTTCCGGCCCCCTCCCGCCCGCCGGGGGGGCGGGCGGCCATGACCCGGCCGGCTCCGGTGTCGGCTCAGGTGTCCCCGGCGACGGGGCGCAGCACGCTGGTGAGGTTGGTGCGCACCTGGGACAGCGAGGAGCGCATGTTCGCGTGCCGCACCGACGCGCCAATGGCCCGCGCCAGCGACTTGAGCAGCGAAATCTCCTCCGGGCGCCACAGGCGGGCCTGGTGGCAGTCCTCGAACGCCACGAAGCCCCACCACTGCTTGGCCGGGACGATGGGGCACAGCAGCACGGACTGCACGCCCTGGCGCTCCAGCAGCTCGCGCATCATCGGCGGCGCTTCCTTGGTGGTGCAGGAGACCACCATCTGCGCCTCCAGCATGTCCGTCCACGCCATGGCGTAGTCGCGCATGGGCAGCGCGCGCAGCACCGGGTGCGCCAGCGGGGACACCACCCCCGGCTCCGCCCAGGCGTAGCGCAGGTCCGTCATGAACCGGCCCGCCAGGTTCGTGGTGCGGTTCTCGAAGAGGCACGCGCGGTCCACCTTCAGCGGCCGGGCCACCATGCCCAGTGCATCCGAACCGGTGGCCGGGCACAGGCCCTTGTCCAGCAGCAACCGCGACGCTTCGGACACCTTCGTGAACGCTTCCACCATGACCGTCTCGCTTGAAGGGGGGGAGGGGGACACCCCTTCCTGTCGTGGATGAGCTGTCATCCACACATGTCCTGTTATGCGCGATTCCTCTGTTCCTGTCAAATGGTGGTTTTACTGGAAACCCAAGAAGAAGAGAGGTGCGGTGTGACCTGGGGCTGGAAACGCGAACAGGGGCGCCCTCGTGAGGAGAGCGCCCCTGCCCGGGCACCGCGTGCGGCGCATCCCTTGGAGGAGTGAAGGGGGCTACTTCGTGGACTTCGCCGAGGCGGGGGCCTTCAGGGGCTTCTTGCCGCCGGTGCCCTGCATCATCGTCTCCGTGCGGCCGGAGGGCGCGGTCTCGGTGGCCGCCTCGGTCTTGCTCTCGGTCTTCGCGGGGGCGTGCGGGTCGGCCTGGATGTTGTCGCCGGTGGGGGTCTCGAGGGTGCCGGTCGCGGGGGGATTGGCCGGGCCCCGCGTATCCGTGGGCGCCTTGGTGGGCGGCGGGGAAGCGATGGCGGCGGAGGCTGCGAACAGGGCGGCGACGAGGAAGGTCTTCATGGTGATGGGCTCGGATGCGAGACGGACTGCCCTCGCTGGAGTGCGCCGGGCGTCGTCATCGCGGCTCTAGATGGAGGCCGCGGATTGTTTATTCACGCTCCGTCACGTGGCGGCGCGCTCGCGGCGGGCCGCTGGAGTGGCAACGATTCCGCTCATGCGCGCAAACGACAACAGGGGCGCCCTCGTGAGGAGAGCGCCCCTGCCGGGGACCCCGTCCTGCGCCGTCCCTTGGAGGCGGACAGGGCGCGAGTGAAGCGAGGGATCAGCCCTCGGTCTTCGTCTCGGTGGAGGTCTTCTTCTCGGTCTTGGTCTTCGTGCCCTTCTTGGTGGCCTTGCCCTCGTGCTTGGTCTCGGTCTTGGACTCGGTCTTCATCTCGCCCTGCATCTCGGCGGCGGGAGCGGCGGCCTCGGTCTTCGCCTCGGCGGCGGGAGCGGGCTGCGCGGCGGGGGCGGCGGCCGGGGCCGGGGTGTTGGCGAACGCGGTGGTGGCGGCGAAGAGGGCGGCGACGATGACGGTCTTCATGGATGGCTCCGGGGACGACACGCCGACGCGGAATTGCATCGGTTGATGCCATGACCCTTGAGCACTCGCCGTGCCAGCACCGGTTTCAAGCAACTTCGCGGGGTTCTCCGGGTGGGAGCGGATCCGCCATGGGGAGAATCTCCTCAGTTGCGATTGCAACAATGGGTGCAAGCTCCCCAGGCAGGCGCACGTTGCTTTGACGGCAACGACGCTCTTCTGCAAGCTGCACGGCAACCTTCCGTTCCGAGCGCCACGCGCCGGGACATGAAGTGGAGCAAGAAGCCCGGACGTCCTCGTCGTGCATGTCGCGCGGCCAGGTGTCGGGAGAGATGGCGTATGCGGCACCTGCTGGTGGCATGGAGTGTGGCGTGGCTGGGAGTGGGATGCGCCGCGACCATTCCCCCCGAGCGCCTCCAGGCCCAGGTGACGGAGACGGAGCGCTGGCAGCGCGAGTACCAGGCCGAGCGCGAGCGCACCGAGGCGCTGGCGGCGAAGCTGGCGGCGCTGGAGTCCGCGCTGGAGGAGCTGGCGCAGGAGCGCGCGGAGGCGGAGCAGGCGCGGGCGGAGG
The sequence above is drawn from the Corallococcus sp. NCRR genome and encodes:
- a CDS encoding GAF domain-containing protein gives rise to the protein MVEAFTKVSEASRLLLDKGLCPATGSDALGMVARPLKVDRACLFENRTTNLAGRFMTDLRYAWAEPGVVSPLAHPVLRALPMRDYAMAWTDMLEAQMVVSCTTKEAPPMMRELLERQGVQSVLLCPIVPAKQWWGFVAFEDCHQARLWRPEEISLLKSLARAIGASVRHANMRSSLSQVRTNLTSVLRPVAGDT